From a region of the Odocoileus virginianus isolate 20LAN1187 ecotype Illinois chromosome 1, Ovbor_1.2, whole genome shotgun sequence genome:
- the CHPF2 gene encoding chondroitin sulfate glucuronyltransferase, with protein MAGPTAMRLSSVLALLRPALPLILGLSLGCSLSLLRVSWIQGEGDDPCVEAVGEAGGPQSLDSRTQLDQNDEDFKPRIVPYYRDPNKPYKKVLRTRYIQTELGSRERLLVAVLTSRATLSTLAVAVNRTVAHHFPRLLYFTGQRGARTPAGMQVVSHGDERPAWLMSETLRHLHTHFGADYDWFFIMQDDTYVQAPRLAALAGHLSINQDLYLGRAEEFIGAGEQARYCHGGFGYLLSRSLLLRLRPHLDGCRGDILSARPDEWLGRCLIDSLGIGCVSQHQGQQYRSFELAKNRDPETERSSAFLSAFAVHPVSEGTLMYRLHKRFSALELERAYSEIEQLQAQIRNLTVLTPEGEAGLSWPLGLPAPFTPHSRFEVLGWDYFTEQHTFSCADGAPKCPLQGASRADVGDAVETALEQLNRRYQPRLRFQKQRLLNGYRRFDPARGMEYTLDLLLEAVTQRGHRRALARRVSLLRPLSRVEILPMPYVTEATRVQLVLPLPATEAAVAPAFLEAFAAGVLEPREHALLTLLLVYGPREGGRGAPDPFLGVKAAAAELERRYPGTRLAWLAVRAEAPSQVRLMDVVSKKHPVDTLFFLTTVWTRPGPEVLNRCRMNAISGWQAFFPVHFQEFNPALVPQRPPPGPPGAGPDPPSPPGADPARGTAGGGRFDRQASAEGCFYNADYLAARARLAAELAGQEEEEALEGLEVMDVFLRFSGLHLFRAVEPGLVQKFSLRDCSPRLSEELYHRCRLSNLEGLGGRAQLAMALFEQEQANST; from the exons ATGGCAGGGCCCACCGCCATGCGGCTAAGCTCAGTGTTGGCCCTGCTGCGACCGGCACTGCCCCTCATCCTGGGGCTGTCTCTGGGATGCAGCCTGAGCCTCTTGCGGGTGTCCTGGATCCAGGGGGAGGGGGACGATCCCTGCGTAGAGGCTGTGGGGGAAGCCGGAGGGCCACAGAGTCTAGACTCAAGAACTCAGCTTGACCAAAACGACGAAGACTTCAAACCCCGGATTGTCCCCTACTACAGGGATCCCAACAAGCCCTACAAGAAGGTGCTCAG GACTCGGTACATCCAGACGGAGCTGGGCTCTCGCGAGCGGTTGCTGGTGGCTGTCCTGACCTCCCGGGCCACACTGTCCACTCTGGCTGTGGCTGTGAACCGCACAGTGGCCCACCACTTCCCCCGGTTGCTCTACTTCACTGGGCAGCGAGGGGCCCGGACCCCAGCAGGGATGCAGGTGGTGTCTCATGGGGACGAACGGCCAGCCTGGCTCATGTCCGAGACCCTGCGCCATCTTCACACACACTTCGGGGCCGACTACGACTGGTTCTTCATCATGCAGGACGACACGTACGTGCAGGCCCCCCGCCTGGCGGCCCTGGCTGGCCACCTCAGCATCAACCAGGACCTGTACCTGGGCCGGGCGGAGGAGTTCATCGGCGCTGGCGAGCAGGCCCGGTACTGCCACGGGGGCTTTGGCTACCTGTTGTCACGGAGCCTCCTGCTTCGGCTGCGGCCACATCTGGATGGCTGCCGCGGAGACATTCTCAGTGCCCGTCCTGACGAGTGGCTCGGCCGCTGCCTCATTGACTCTCTGGGCATCGGCTGTGTCTCTCAACACCAG GGGCAGCAGTATCGCTCGTTTGAACTGGCCAAAAATAGGGACCCCGAGACGGAGAGGAGCTCAGCTTTCCTGAGTGCCTTCGCGGTCCACCCTGTCTCCGAGGGGACCCTCATGTACCGGCTCCACAAGCGCTTCAGTGCTCTGGAGCTGGAGCGGGCCTACAGCGAGATAGAACAGCTGCAG GCTCAGATCCGGAACCTGACCGTGCTGACCCCTGAGGGGGAGGCGGGGCTGAGCTGGCCCCTCGGGCTCCCTGCCCCCTTCACGCCGCACTCTCGTTTTGAGGTGCTGGGCTGGGACTACTTCACAGAACAGCACACCTTCTCCTGCGCAGACGGGGCCCCCAAGTGCCCCCTTCAAGGGGCGAGCAGGGCAGACGTGGGCGACGCTGTGGAGACGGCCCTGGAGCAGCTGAACCGGCGCTACCAGCCCCGCCTGCGCTTCCAGAAGCAGCGGCTGCTCAACGGCTACCGGCGCTTTGACCCGGCGCGGGGCATGGAGTACACGCTGGACCTGCTGCTGGAGGCCGTGACGCAGCGCGGGCACCGGAGGGCACTGGCGCGTAGGGTCAGCCTCCTGCGGCCGCTGAGCCGCGTGGAGATCCTCCCCATGCCCTACGTCACTGAGGCCACGCGCGTGCAGCTCGTGCTGCCACTGCCGGCTACCGAGGCCGCTGTCGCCCCCGCGTTCCTGGAGGCCTTTGCAGCCGGGGTCCTGGAGCCCCGAGAGCACGCCTTACTCACCCTGTTGCTGGTCTACGGGCCGCGGGAAGGGGGCCGAGGGGCCCCAGACCCGTTCCTCGGGGTGAAGGCGGCAGCGGCTGAGCTGGAGCGACGGTACCCGGGGACGAGGCTGGCCTGGCTCGCCGTGCGAGCGGAGGCGCCTTCTCAGGTGCGGCTCATGGATGTGGTCTCCAAGAAGCACCCCGTGGACACGCTCTTCTTCCTCACCACCGTGTGGACCAGGCCGGGGCCCGAGGTCCTCAACCGCTGCCGCATGAACGCCATCTCCGGCTGGCAGGCCTTCTTTCCAGTCCACTTCCAGGAATTCAACCCCGCCCTGGTACCACAGAGACCACCCCCGGGACCCCCGGGGGCTGGCCCCGATCCCCCGTCCCCTCCGGGTGCGGACCCCGCCCGGGGGACTGCCGGAGGAGGCAGGTTTGACCGGCAGGCTTCGGCAGAGGGCTGCTTCTACAACGCGGACTACCTCGCGGCCCGAGCCCGGCTGGCTGCCGAACTGGCAggccaggaagaggaggaagcccTGGAGGGGCTGGAGGTGATGGATGTTTTCCTCCGGTTCTCAGGGCTCCACCTTTTCCGGGCCGTGGAGCCAGGGCTGGTGCAAAAGTTCTCCCTGCGGGACTGCAGCCCTCGGCTCAGTGAGGAACTCTACCACCGCTGCCGCCTCAGCAacctggaggggctggggggccgCGCGCAGCTGGCCATGGCCCTGTTCGAGCAGGAGCAGGCCAACAGCACCTAG